The following coding sequences are from one Fibrobacter sp. UBA4297 window:
- the fabZ gene encoding 3-hydroxyacyl-ACP dehydratase FabZ, translating into MNIYQISEKIAQRPPFQMIEKVTELVPNESATGIKNVSVNEPYFMGHFPGTPIMPGVLICEACAQLCSLVIEKPAEDLEKNLYVLLKIDGFKFVKPVIPGDQLEISVNKTKGGGVIVGFDCVVKVNGNVHAKGSLTFTSIPKESLGK; encoded by the coding sequence ATGAACATTTACCAGATCAGCGAAAAGATTGCCCAGCGTCCGCCGTTCCAGATGATCGAAAAGGTCACGGAACTTGTCCCGAACGAATCTGCAACGGGCATCAAGAATGTCTCCGTGAACGAACCGTACTTCATGGGCCACTTCCCGGGCACCCCGATTATGCCGGGCGTCCTCATTTGCGAAGCCTGCGCCCAGCTCTGCTCTCTCGTTATCGAGAAGCCGGCAGAAGACCTCGAAAAGAACTTGTACGTTCTTTTGAAGATTGACGGTTTCAAGTTCGTGAAGCCTGTGATTCCGGGCGACCAGCTCGAAATCTCCGTCAACAAGACGAAGGGCGGTGGAGTCATCGTTGGCTTTGACTGCGTTGTCAAGGTGAACGGCAATGTCCACGCCAAGGGTTCGCTTACGTTTACGAGCATCCCCAAGGAATCTTTGGGCAAATAA
- a CDS encoding lysophospholipid acyltransferase family protein — MIEKAKNIIADLFWKFVLILVVYGVRTYLLIVYRPKMKFLGSVKSTDLKQPMIIIANHTSMLDPLMLQSLFFHKRSIVVAKDQVEDPHFHWALSRFKNVIPCDRFNLDTEWALLAKKELEKGNSVIIFPEGKCRYDGLMNEFKTGFAFLARSTGTPVLSVGIDGIYKMGHRTQIVVDEPEKIERVKGIPSSKHLTERSEYFRQKVWNLKQIALGQQGAILPVAAETPEEVVLEESK; from the coding sequence ATGATTGAGAAAGCGAAAAATATAATTGCTGATTTGTTCTGGAAGTTTGTGCTCATCCTTGTTGTTTACGGGGTGCGCACTTACTTGTTGATTGTCTATCGCCCAAAGATGAAGTTCTTGGGCTCGGTAAAGTCGACGGATTTGAAGCAACCGATGATTATTATTGCAAATCACACGAGCATGCTCGATCCGCTGATGTTGCAGTCCTTGTTCTTCCACAAGCGCAGTATCGTTGTTGCTAAGGATCAGGTCGAAGACCCGCATTTCCATTGGGCTCTTTCGCGTTTCAAAAATGTCATCCCATGCGACCGCTTTAACCTTGATACCGAATGGGCGCTCCTTGCGAAGAAGGAACTTGAAAAGGGCAATTCCGTTATAATCTTCCCGGAAGGCAAATGCCGTTATGATGGACTCATGAACGAGTTCAAGACGGGTTTTGCTTTCCTCGCTCGCAGTACGGGCACTCCGGTCCTTTCTGTGGGCATTGACGGCATTTACAAGATGGGTCACCGCACGCAGATTGTGGTGGACGAACCCGAAAAGATTGAACGCGTGAAGGGTATCCCTTCTTCTAAGCATCTTACAGAACGTAGCGAATACTTCCGTCAGAAGGTCTGGAATTTGAAGCAAATTGCTTTGGGACAGCAAGGGGCTATTCTCCCTGTTGCCGCTGAAACGCCTGAAGAAGTTGTTCTTGAGGAGAGCAAGTAA
- a CDS encoding patatin-like phospholipase family protein produces the protein MKIGLALEGGSRQTIFSAGVLDAWLDEGIYFPYISGVSAGCHAAMNFVTRQRGRFRYIIQPTKIQKGSDKAHRIFDGIQKECYALHYNAAYGDMPFDFHLFFGSGVECEFGMTCLETGRSEFFQEYMSEKRLLDIVNASSALPVLFPIAEIDGKHYADGCVTSPIPFRRAFEKGCDKVVVVSTHYPGEIVTDFRKYRVILNPMFKRKYPDFFRALMLRYKRYEKMFAEMEKLEKSGKLLIFRPEKEVCDLFATDRNELDESYNMGLEYAKRRMNDLKTFMEI, from the coding sequence ATGAAGATTGGCTTGGCTCTAGAAGGTGGTTCGCGTCAGACGATATTCTCGGCAGGCGTTTTGGACGCTTGGCTCGATGAAGGTATTTATTTCCCGTATATTTCGGGTGTGAGTGCCGGTTGCCATGCGGCCATGAACTTTGTCACGCGCCAGCGCGGCCGTTTCCGCTACATTATCCAGCCGACCAAAATCCAGAAGGGTAGCGACAAGGCTCATCGCATTTTCGATGGAATCCAGAAGGAATGCTATGCGCTCCATTATAACGCGGCGTATGGCGACATGCCGTTCGATTTCCACCTGTTCTTTGGTTCGGGCGTTGAATGTGAATTTGGCATGACGTGCTTGGAAACGGGGCGTTCCGAATTTTTCCAGGAATACATGAGCGAAAAGCGTTTGCTCGATATCGTAAATGCGAGCAGTGCCCTTCCGGTGCTTTTCCCGATTGCCGAAATTGACGGCAAGCATTATGCGGATGGCTGCGTGACATCTCCGATACCGTTCCGGCGTGCCTTTGAAAAGGGCTGTGACAAGGTCGTGGTGGTTTCGACGCATTACCCCGGCGAAATCGTGACGGACTTCCGCAAGTACCGCGTGATTTTGAATCCGATGTTCAAGCGCAAGTATCCGGATTTCTTCCGTGCGCTCATGTTGCGTTACAAGCGTTACGAGAAGATGTTTGCCGAGATGGAAAAGCTCGAAAAATCTGGCAAGCTCTTGATTTTCCGCCCGGAAAAAGAAGTCTGCGACCTCTTTGCGACGGATCGTAACGAACTCGACGAATCCTACAACATGGGGCTTGAATACGCCAAGCGCCGCATGAACGACCTCAAAACGTTCATGGAAATCTAG
- a CDS encoding Glu/Leu/Phe/Val dehydrogenase dimerization domain-containing protein yields the protein MAIKNAYLQKVYDKVVARDPDQALFHQAVREFLESLDPVLEQDKSWETNGVIDRLVEPERVITFRVPWLDDKGNVQVNRGYRVQFNSAIGPYKGGIRLRNEVTLSMLKFLGFEQIFKNSLTTLPMGGGKGGSDF from the coding sequence ATGGCAATCAAGAATGCTTACCTTCAGAAAGTCTATGACAAGGTCGTCGCCCGTGATCCGGACCAGGCCCTCTTCCACCAGGCTGTCCGCGAATTCCTCGAATCCCTCGACCCGGTCCTCGAACAGGACAAGTCTTGGGAAACCAACGGCGTGATCGACCGCCTCGTCGAACCGGAACGCGTGATCACTTTCCGCGTACCTTGGCTCGATGACAAGGGTAACGTTCAGGTCAACCGTGGCTACCGCGTGCAGTTCAACTCCGCCATTGGCCCGTACAAGGGCGGTATCCGTCTCCGTAACGAAGTGACGCTTTCCATGCTCAAGTTCCTCGGCTTCGAACAGATCTTCAAGAACAGCTTGACCACGCTCCCCATGGGTGGTGGCAAGGGCGGTTCCGACTTCG
- a CDS encoding Glu/Leu/Phe/Val dehydrogenase dimerization domain-containing protein: protein GGSDFDPKGKSDNEVMRFCQSFMTELCKHVGADTDVPAGDQGTGAREIGYMFGQYKRIRNEFVGVLTGKGLSYGGSLARTEATGYGLCYFTREMLKDLANDSFEGKTVVISGSGNVAQFACQKATQLGAKVVTMSDSNGYIYDPNGINLDIVLDLKNVKRARISEYAKLVPGSEYHEGSKGVWTVKCDIALPCATQNELDLEGAKALIANGVKAVAEGANMPSTPEAIEAFQKAGVLFGPAKAANAGGVATSGLEMSQNSERLSWTFEEVDKKLEGIMKSIYAAASSAAVKYGQKGNLVMGANIAGFLKVADAMKWQGAV from the coding sequence AGGGCGGTTCCGACTTCGATCCTAAGGGCAAGAGCGACAACGAAGTGATGCGTTTCTGCCAGTCCTTCATGACTGAACTCTGCAAGCACGTCGGTGCCGACACGGACGTTCCGGCTGGTGACCAGGGTACTGGCGCTCGCGAAATCGGTTACATGTTCGGTCAGTACAAGCGCATCCGCAACGAATTTGTGGGCGTTCTCACGGGTAAGGGCCTCTCTTACGGTGGTTCTCTCGCTCGTACCGAAGCTACCGGTTACGGCCTCTGCTACTTCACTCGCGAAATGCTCAAGGACCTCGCTAACGACTCCTTCGAAGGCAAGACCGTCGTGATTTCCGGTTCCGGTAACGTCGCTCAGTTCGCTTGCCAGAAGGCAACGCAGCTCGGCGCTAAGGTCGTGACCATGTCCGACTCCAACGGCTACATCTACGACCCGAACGGCATCAACCTCGACATCGTTCTCGACCTCAAGAACGTGAAGCGCGCTCGCATTAGCGAATACGCCAAGCTCGTTCCGGGTTCTGAATACCACGAAGGTTCTAAGGGTGTTTGGACGGTCAAGTGCGACATCGCTCTTCCGTGCGCTACCCAGAACGAACTCGACCTCGAAGGTGCAAAGGCTCTTATCGCTAACGGCGTGAAGGCCGTTGCCGAAGGTGCTAACATGCCGTCTACTCCGGAAGCTATCGAAGCATTCCAGAAGGCTGGCGTTCTCTTTGGACCTGCCAAGGCTGCTAACGCTGGTGGCGTTGCTACCTCCGGTCTCGAAATGTCTCAGAACTCCGAACGTCTCTCCTGGACATTCGAAGAAGTGGACAAGAAGCTCGAAGGCATCATGAAGAGCATCTACGCCGCTGCTTCCTCTGCTGCTGTCAAGTACGGCCAGAAGGGCAACCTCGTCATGGGTGCAAACATCGCTGGCTTCCTCAAGGTTGCCGATGCCATGAAGTGGCAGGGCGCGGTTTAA
- a CDS encoding S26 family signal peptidase encodes MSALDRKVRSLQRRHSKAHVFILVFILSAVLAVMVGVRYYAFVPVRVQDNSLYPKFKKNSVLWMCKLPRCTENIVDGDYVWGIMRNQDNMVRKVLGVPGDSITITNNGKVYTPHRNFRWKGEDAFIETRSIYIPHKGDTLRVDQLNDVEQDYLISLMNEQNEKFYVKSSLWQGNREMPLERIGSTKLGNRLVSLQEIDYMPWQDRFLVELQIFLAEPGNTPIRIKRELYNAKDSSKISFYVVPEDCYYLICEKSSHCADSREIGYFTQNRILGRANKVANKIQKQVDDRIRQTQKSLKRLLNSPKKKSNKKSPKTEQKSKPQNGEATKT; translated from the coding sequence ATGTCAGCACTCGATCGTAAAGTCAGGTCATTACAACGACGCCACTCCAAGGCGCACGTGTTCATTCTTGTCTTTATCCTCAGTGCTGTACTCGCCGTTATGGTTGGCGTTCGCTATTACGCGTTCGTGCCTGTCCGCGTGCAAGACAACTCGCTGTACCCCAAATTCAAAAAAAACAGCGTCTTGTGGATGTGCAAGCTCCCACGCTGTACAGAAAACATCGTTGACGGCGATTACGTCTGGGGCATCATGCGCAACCAGGACAACATGGTGCGCAAAGTCCTTGGCGTTCCGGGAGACTCCATCACGATTACGAACAACGGTAAAGTCTACACGCCGCACCGTAATTTCAGATGGAAAGGAGAAGACGCGTTCATCGAGACGCGAAGCATCTACATTCCACATAAGGGAGACACACTTCGGGTTGACCAACTGAACGATGTGGAACAGGACTACCTGATTTCGCTCATGAACGAACAGAACGAAAAGTTCTACGTCAAATCCAGCCTGTGGCAAGGCAATCGCGAAATGCCTCTAGAACGCATCGGTTCAACAAAGCTCGGGAACCGCCTTGTGAGCCTGCAAGAAATCGACTACATGCCCTGGCAAGATAGATTCCTTGTCGAACTCCAGATATTCCTTGCAGAACCGGGCAACACTCCCATCCGCATCAAGCGTGAGCTGTACAATGCCAAGGACTCCTCCAAAATTTCATTCTATGTAGTTCCCGAAGATTGCTATTACCTTATCTGCGAGAAATCAAGCCACTGCGCCGACTCTAGAGAAATCGGTTATTTCACCCAAAACAGAATCCTAGGCCGAGCAAACAAGGTCGCAAACAAAATCCAGAAGCAAGTTGACGACCGCATAAGACAAACGCAAAAATCCCTAAAAAGGCTCTTGAACAGCCCCAAGAAAAAGTCAAACAAGAAATCCCCAAAAACAGAGCAAAAGTCTAAGCCCCAAAACGGCGAAGCTACCAAAACTTAA
- the lepA gene encoding translation elongation factor 4, whose translation MPQNNNIRNFSIIAHIDHGKSTLADRMIELTKTVSKNEMMNQLLDDMDLERERGITIKAHAIRMVYEKDGEEYILNMIDTPGHVDFTYEVSRSLAACEGAILVVDASQGIEAQTLSNLYLAIENDLTIIPVLNKVDLPGAQPDHVAQLVGDLLGYDPDKIPRISAKTGLNVEQVLDKIVDEIPAPKGDAGKPLKALIFDSVYDSYRGVINYIRIVEGTLKAGMKIRMMKTGGEYVVTEVGTFSMRRDPRPELTEGMVGYVLANVKTISDVKIGDTLTDAANPAEEPLPGYKDVLPMIYSGIYPIDPEDYKDLREALEKLRLNDSALCWEPETSEALGFGFRTGFLGLLHMEIVQERLDREFNVDIITTVPNVEYHVYMSDGSMVKIESPSKLPDASRYDYIEEPYVKAQIFTPKEYVGAMMTLCEEKRGTFETMEYIDETKVILKYDLPLAEIMFDFYDRLKSLSRGYAGLDYTPSEYKRNNLVKLDILLNGDPVDAFSVIIHRDKANTYANAICVKLKDLIPRQQFDVAIQGAIGGKIISRSTVKAVRKDVLAKCYGGDITRKRKLLEKQKEGKKRMKSIGSVEVPQKAFLAVLSLSDDSTGSND comes from the coding sequence ATGCCGCAAAATAACAACATCCGAAATTTTAGCATTATCGCCCACATCGATCACGGCAAATCCACCTTGGCCGACAGAATGATTGAACTGACCAAGACGGTCTCCAAGAACGAAATGATGAACCAGCTCCTGGATGATATGGACCTGGAACGCGAACGCGGCATTACAATCAAGGCTCATGCCATCCGCATGGTCTATGAAAAAGATGGCGAAGAATACATCTTGAACATGATCGACACCCCGGGGCATGTGGACTTCACTTACGAAGTCAGCCGTTCCCTTGCCGCTTGCGAAGGAGCCATCCTCGTCGTGGATGCAAGCCAGGGCATCGAAGCCCAGACGCTTTCGAACCTCTACCTTGCGATTGAAAACGACCTTACCATCATCCCGGTTTTGAACAAAGTAGACCTTCCGGGTGCACAGCCCGATCACGTGGCGCAGCTTGTCGGTGACTTGCTCGGCTACGATCCGGACAAGATTCCGCGCATTTCAGCAAAGACCGGCCTCAACGTGGAACAGGTGCTCGACAAGATTGTCGACGAAATCCCGGCCCCGAAGGGTGATGCAGGCAAGCCGCTCAAGGCCCTCATCTTTGACTCCGTTTACGATTCCTACCGCGGCGTGATCAACTACATCCGCATTGTCGAAGGCACACTCAAAGCGGGCATGAAAATCCGCATGATGAAGACGGGTGGCGAATACGTCGTCACGGAAGTCGGTACATTCAGCATGCGCCGCGACCCGCGTCCGGAACTCACCGAAGGCATGGTCGGCTACGTACTCGCCAACGTAAAGACGATTAGCGACGTGAAAATCGGCGATACGCTTACCGATGCCGCCAATCCGGCCGAAGAACCGCTCCCGGGCTACAAGGACGTGCTCCCGATGATTTACTCGGGCATCTACCCCATTGATCCGGAAGACTACAAGGATTTGCGCGAAGCCCTCGAAAAGCTCCGCCTCAATGACTCCGCTCTTTGCTGGGAACCGGAAACTTCCGAAGCGCTCGGCTTTGGATTCCGCACGGGATTCCTCGGACTTTTGCACATGGAAATCGTGCAGGAACGCCTGGACCGCGAATTCAACGTGGACATCATCACGACCGTACCGAACGTGGAATATCACGTGTACATGAGCGACGGCTCCATGGTGAAAATCGAAAGCCCCTCCAAGCTCCCCGATGCCAGCCGCTACGACTACATCGAAGAACCGTATGTAAAGGCACAAATCTTTACGCCTAAGGAATACGTGGGCGCCATGATGACGCTTTGCGAAGAAAAACGCGGCACGTTCGAAACGATGGAATACATCGACGAAACAAAGGTCATCCTCAAGTACGACCTCCCGCTTGCCGAAATCATGTTCGACTTCTACGACCGCCTCAAGTCCTTAAGCCGCGGTTACGCAGGCCTCGACTACACGCCGAGTGAATACAAGCGCAACAACCTCGTCAAGCTCGACATTCTCCTGAACGGAGACCCGGTCGACGCCTTCTCCGTGATTATCCACCGCGACAAGGCGAACACCTACGCCAACGCCATCTGCGTAAAGCTCAAGGACCTCATTCCGCGCCAGCAGTTCGATGTCGCCATCCAGGGCGCCATCGGCGGAAAAATCATCAGCCGTTCCACCGTGAAGGCCGTCCGCAAGGATGTGCTTGCCAAGTGCTACGGCGGTGACATCACCCGTAAGAGGAAGCTCCTCGAAAAGCAGAAAGAAGGTAAGAAGCGCATGAAGAGCATCGGCTCTGTGGAAGTGCCACAGAAGGCGTTCCTTGCCGTGCTCTCGCTCAGCGACGATTCTACCGGCAGCAACGACTAA
- a CDS encoding peptidylprolyl isomerase has product MLAEITTHEGKIVVDLNFKAAPNTVANFVELANSGFYNGLLFHRVIPGFMIQGGDPNGDGTGGPGYTIDDEQNDLKHETGVISMANKGPNTAGSQFFITHLPQPHLDGKHTVFGKVIEGHDVVCRIDPNDPILNIKIVEKK; this is encoded by the coding sequence ATCCTTGCCGAGATTACAACTCATGAAGGAAAAATTGTTGTAGACCTGAATTTCAAGGCCGCTCCGAATACCGTGGCAAATTTTGTTGAACTTGCCAATTCCGGTTTTTACAACGGTCTACTTTTTCACCGCGTGATTCCTGGCTTTATGATTCAGGGCGGCGATCCGAATGGTGATGGAACGGGCGGTCCCGGTTATACCATTGACGACGAACAGAACGATCTCAAGCATGAGACGGGTGTGATTTCTATGGCGAACAAGGGACCTAATACCGCCGGTTCGCAGTTCTTCATTACGCACCTCCCGCAGCCGCATTTGGACGGCAAGCACACGGTGTTTGGCAAGGTCATCGAGGGCCACGATGTTGTGTGCCGCATTGACCCGAATGATCCGATTTTAAACATTAAAATTGTGGAAAAGAAGTAA
- the lexA gene encoding transcriptional repressor LexA: protein MEINNEKRKEMTARQEEIYEYIKKYSKENHMPPTVREIGNHFDISSTNGVRSILAALIKKGYINRSPRLSRGIEILNDEKESGKEAASNTIEIPIVGRVAAGTPILAVQNLEGTVTIDRDFLACRSDVFALRVKGDSMINAGIFDGDLIFARQQKTADLGEIVVAQIDNEATVKYYHPSADHVELRPANPKYKPIIVNNKKDFSIAGRVIGVMRKVN from the coding sequence ATGGAAATCAATAACGAAAAACGCAAAGAAATGACGGCCAGGCAAGAAGAAATCTACGAATACATCAAGAAGTATTCGAAGGAAAACCACATGCCGCCAACGGTTCGCGAAATCGGCAACCACTTTGACATTTCTTCCACAAACGGCGTACGTTCGATCCTCGCCGCCCTCATCAAGAAAGGGTACATCAACCGTTCTCCGCGTCTCAGCCGCGGTATCGAAATTCTTAATGACGAAAAAGAATCCGGCAAGGAAGCAGCAAGCAATACGATTGAAATTCCTATTGTCGGTCGCGTTGCCGCTGGTACGCCGATTCTTGCCGTGCAGAACCTCGAAGGCACCGTCACTATCGACAGAGACTTCCTCGCCTGCCGTAGCGACGTGTTCGCTCTCCGCGTCAAAGGTGATTCAATGATCAACGCCGGCATTTTCGATGGCGACTTGATTTTCGCTCGTCAGCAAAAGACCGCCGACCTTGGCGAAATTGTCGTTGCACAAATCGACAACGAAGCAACGGTCAAGTACTACCATCCGAGCGCAGACCATGTGGAGCTCCGCCCGGCAAACCCGAAGTACAAACCGATTATCGTGAACAACAAAAAAGACTTCTCGATTGCAGGTCGCGTCATCGGCGTCATGAGAAAAGTTAATTAA
- a CDS encoding CotH kinase family protein yields MKKHLVWPLAFASMYFYGCADDNVAAFDSTAPEISDISSSSMEQNDPDYQNIPPSTESSSSTQLAGISSSQTNAQDVPTPGVSSAVVPESSSSPAPHSSSAIISATSSAVAPASSSSPAQLPAISSSSAMTSSPSVGGPSSSSGLTEYDDNHKAKATFLPKAGFYKNLTIEPLTPQKGGEIRCTFDGSFPTVSSEQITVAKQITESSVVRCSEFVNGMAADTTTQTYFINENVSMPVVALTVNHHDMFDSTDGLYATGNLTGGGMGGGMWDFGGGANVTDNNNPKCTEPCKQANFWKDTELPVHVEYFEKGSSTTEKTWEIDAGISIIGNYSRYKPKKSVAIKMDNDNYGDKTLKYSLFKTRPEAKKFKSFNLRNNGNRFWCDYVGDAMMTALMEGTEVDYQRSRQVVVFYNGEYFGIHDMRERLNRSYVETNYGIDSKSINMIKITGSSYEASGTNGASTEDYKQLVNSISSANFAGENNTQYEQIKSKLNVNSFAQYMFAEMYYHNGDWPNNNVRAWGGNGHPFKFVAFDTDHGFGFTPGISGFDEENQNMFDWVLGAKQTSNQGGNGGMWGGFGGGFGGGFGGSSVDSRAPGGMLKKLLENPDFKRLFINNACILLNSYLTYEKVQSTVQSMMATIPSSEQQRDEQRWPRNQANFKWDPSGNTLVAYAKNRGEKLKQEMVERFDLENEVTVTIGASGNGSVQVDGMKLPSNNYQCKFFTNNELLLTAVTSAGAVFTGWSDGSTENPHKVQASAGLTITAMFR; encoded by the coding sequence ATGAAAAAACACTTGGTTTGGCCACTTGCGTTTGCAAGTATGTATTTTTACGGATGTGCCGATGATAATGTAGCCGCATTTGATAGTACGGCTCCTGAAATCAGCGACATTTCGTCTTCGTCGATGGAACAAAACGACCCGGACTACCAAAACATTCCACCCTCAACGGAATCTTCTTCGTCCACCCAGCTTGCAGGTATATCCAGTTCTCAAACGAACGCCCAAGACGTCCCCACTCCAGGGGTATCAAGCGCAGTTGTTCCTGAAAGTTCCTCCTCGCCCGCGCCACATTCCAGTTCTGCAATAATTTCAGCAACGAGTTCTGCTGTAGCTCCGGCTAGTAGTTCGTCTCCAGCACAACTTCCGGCCATTTCTTCTTCAAGTGCTATGACTTCGAGCCCCTCTGTTGGCGGACCGTCATCTTCTAGTGGGCTTACGGAATACGACGACAACCACAAGGCCAAAGCAACGTTCCTCCCGAAAGCAGGCTTTTACAAGAATTTAACGATTGAGCCACTCACTCCGCAAAAGGGTGGCGAAATCCGTTGCACATTTGACGGTTCCTTCCCGACGGTCTCTTCCGAGCAAATCACAGTGGCAAAGCAAATCACCGAGAGCTCAGTTGTACGTTGTTCTGAATTTGTAAACGGCATGGCCGCTGATACTACAACGCAAACGTATTTCATCAATGAAAACGTTTCGATGCCAGTCGTTGCACTTACGGTCAATCACCACGACATGTTCGATTCTACCGATGGTCTCTACGCTACCGGAAACCTCACTGGCGGTGGCATGGGTGGCGGCATGTGGGACTTTGGCGGCGGCGCAAACGTTACCGACAACAACAACCCGAAATGCACCGAGCCTTGCAAGCAGGCGAATTTTTGGAAAGATACAGAGCTCCCCGTCCATGTGGAATACTTCGAAAAGGGAAGCTCTACCACTGAAAAGACTTGGGAAATCGATGCAGGCATATCGATTATCGGCAACTACAGCCGTTACAAGCCCAAGAAGAGTGTTGCCATAAAGATGGACAACGACAATTACGGCGACAAGACTCTCAAATATTCTTTGTTCAAAACGCGCCCTGAAGCAAAGAAATTCAAAAGCTTCAACTTGCGCAACAACGGGAACCGCTTCTGGTGCGACTATGTTGGCGATGCCATGATGACAGCGCTCATGGAAGGCACGGAAGTCGATTACCAGCGCAGCCGCCAGGTCGTCGTGTTCTACAACGGCGAATACTTCGGCATCCACGATATGCGCGAACGCTTGAACAGGAGCTATGTCGAAACAAATTACGGCATTGATTCCAAGTCCATCAACATGATTAAGATTACCGGTTCCAGTTACGAAGCAAGCGGAACAAACGGGGCTTCGACGGAAGATTACAAACAACTTGTAAATAGTATTTCTAGTGCCAATTTTGCAGGCGAGAACAATACGCAATACGAACAGATTAAGAGCAAGCTCAACGTCAACAGTTTTGCGCAGTACATGTTCGCCGAAATGTACTACCACAATGGAGACTGGCCAAACAACAACGTGCGCGCTTGGGGCGGCAACGGACACCCGTTCAAGTTTGTTGCATTTGATACCGACCACGGTTTTGGCTTTACACCGGGCATCAGCGGTTTTGATGAAGAAAATCAAAACATGTTCGACTGGGTTCTCGGTGCAAAACAGACAAGCAATCAAGGCGGAAATGGCGGCATGTGGGGCGGCTTCGGCGGAGGCTTTGGAGGCGGTTTTGGCGGAAGTTCTGTCGACAGCAGGGCCCCGGGCGGAATGCTCAAGAAGCTCCTCGAGAATCCGGATTTCAAGCGGCTGTTCATCAACAACGCATGCATACTCCTCAACAGCTACTTGACTTACGAAAAGGTACAGAGCACGGTCCAGTCCATGATGGCGACCATTCCATCTTCGGAACAGCAGCGTGACGAGCAACGCTGGCCGCGTAACCAGGCAAACTTCAAGTGGGATCCGAGCGGCAACACGCTTGTTGCCTATGCCAAGAATCGCGGCGAAAAGCTCAAGCAAGAAATGGTCGAACGCTTTGACCTCGAAAACGAAGTCACTGTAACCATCGGCGCAAGCGGAAATGGATCGGTACAGGTTGACGGCATGAAGCTTCCGAGCAACAACTACCAGTGCAAATTCTTTACGAACAACGAATTGCTGTTGACGGCAGTTACCAGCGCAGGCGCGGTATTCACGGGCTGGTCTGACGGTTCAACTGAAAATCCGCACAAAGTTCAGGCTAGCGCAGGCCTAACAATAACAGCAATGTTTAGATAA